The proteins below are encoded in one region of Saccopteryx leptura isolate mSacLep1 chromosome 1, mSacLep1_pri_phased_curated, whole genome shotgun sequence:
- the LOC136393843 gene encoding interferon-induced very large GTPase 1-like isoform X1 — translation MGNRAMDRAESTNDEPLLRSKRKQDLQEMLRKVELAVEYWLPKLLEHLDVTSAQTLQHLDRKDLQELKSQSQHSWEKGALEKLLNLSQSNSLSELQESQMEMIQEKQEKVEHPLQELKDFKSEGEQQQEKAVREEEAELKQAMRSPKKYWPLAEKTLRVVENMQRQHNPLESRLSHRQNLPDTDLVRWASGGLALQGIYKTSYHRSLLERREELLSVPKKFLLFGPEQGTRMDKKEFTSSQAEAMFTQTMEKLGFSVTASGKGKGWGCSLEDDMDDSKHPECKATQQPCSEHSYFCSTQFSYVPLASCYFSIDQLQFSKAALQELKGIENILGQLEGPYRLSLLRHRTEAFFHRFGSHASQGPVHLGGIYWWKAISEGFQNEQLAEVKQQTREALNRFVNSSYPGFGVKVSEGMAVSDSHSRIVPQSTVFQNFQIQVNLCVSQTGGPPEANGFSQWKAGLVAINQTWCVIDRGLQLVPIWDIILSSHRSDFKDPLQVANLMKDSYSALTGLTAQIQDGEELLSVGKEAKVFLEDVKSWEVTNPEEQLNKLINFMQMSSQKIECYDTWVNICLMDKGLQNFLVKTFNFCKTSFIYKTKIIKTQLRILLDPHIYRVKDFPETHSIMQWIFQPESEKEHINISRFSELTKILQEAQNDLMEVKAKSESAETVEEAQRKATYEVSLSLHCFLKYLRETQQTDTELLLRFIAAAAGYHVDNSKFQHLLEYKELDFLLSEMETAQDKYRELKNICTYRAQAFLVLTGLTATIGVTALSPEEKTQRLAFIRQHMGQSLSKEVVHILTKLEADHDWKNLEKDLRLLIDGKYEATSSSPQISEMSKNLQSNFNEKKQPHETNDNENSEWEVMEDRGFLELLQRLGLENYYPKQMSRTDFHLIYKISVYNTQPSSEQELPFYFLQKLLMLDYGMRYLVFRCDKNTQNQDYPRALNLENEDFNPYEDMFEDRNTPTTTPPATNPRPHIHPMDIQMAILHCADDFARQYILTKLSLCQFALPLLIPNPCNPQIEFSFLSLSQIRRSWQETRRSLTEEKINYKNKQMCRVSAPIVSFIRVGNGFSASKSQIMNCLLSKHKHDVFFHRHCRNSTKDCRLMRGVVEVCWFCPGGREEDRFDNCLTFTNLHGDAKEHKKQLSFLQEVSSVFVVLMSTTDDNKENRKILYDLSQSPRPLICLLENKEKCMASNFGKKVRIGIKNRNEAEFTEELATTIKHLLELSDTSLSLEKCALIARKQGFLIDEDQRECQEAKEKAEVLMDLLKKMNIYQVKKNLLPLQGDLWHLWCKKDKELYHLREKGNRSIEQHKSEIETEKQRIRSQQLAIAFPLNDLMQPVLEILQNNSEMKTKLYFLQWLSVFLDNLTAGHLEKLNEKKNSLWSLTQTEKKKAPNSNNLTVWQKDIEAISLQINDCTLGIDQLLREVGQIYEALEEASSTKDMGRDLLQSLPMIAADLLISGVPVELMDGNVSYVPLKWVAALFDKLSEKLGNKRLFVLSVLGLQSSGKSTLLNALFGLQFTVSAGRCTRGAYMRLLKVEETFTEELGFEFVLVVDTEGLRAPELSNESKNGDNEMATFVIGLGNLTLVNIFGENPSEMQDILQIVVQAFMRMKQVKISPSCLFVHQNVGEVAAKEQTMEGRMRLEQRLDEMAAAAAEQEQCSDVTRFSDVIKFDVNTHVYYFAHLWDGNPPMAPPNPDYSHNVQELKSRIFMTAQHESRGSIMKISDVKLRVQDLWRALVNENFIFSFRNTREVMAMSKLETMYNKWTWQLRSHVLNLHNQLIYQIENKKIQTLNMSTYEVPVTEKYEAIKQELEKYFNEDPDSEVLIQWKANFENKLIYLKEALIFESKNKAEGHISYKKNQEILDNKKSVYENELLKKSHDLALTVKGKELSETELCQKFNEVWKTWVDKMSSTLPSVTEPKIDVDSEGTLLEYFKSENDVVNMLNKNYGEEFEFNFDEHVKMIKKYHIISRHREISDEESIKRTTFNIFSKFSEYIENIETKQYDYNRNYFYEILRIIEDEMKSAPTKDRYRFTSKYKIDLSLYLFQKASKRFKEMHEVFKKANDPINYLENKKGDFFMSFKISCQGATSITTFVDFLWNKLTPAVCTTTWEKMVLKIAGDIRATCPEFSGNRTNLEKHILISLAEKENFDDYWEYFHNPESFFKNYIQNRILIYFSKQRSKKIKTFLKINLDDIKNAILSAIHESTAIAKDESKTVSAWLDLFCDQLGSKLIFPRKNLINIEHQEIKDIDFLKEVMSKALNLTMDTLEEECAKIPVEKMVSKIQKMLSQHLCGCWEQCPFCGAICTNTIPTHDGDHSVPFHRPKAIKGWYLHKTEEFSIDCCTTSVASNGYFIWGDDLKFPFKKYRLAGGKFATWSITPDSSSQPYWKWFICHFRSNLEEEHHKYFKNRAEIPHAWTKITKQDVLDDLKNQ, via the coding sequence CTATGGACAGAGCAGAGTCTACCAAtgatgagcccctgctcagaAGCAAAAGGAAGCAAGATCTCCAAGAAATGCTGAGAAAAGTAGAACTGGCAGTTGAGTACTGGTTGCCGAAGCTGCTGGAACACCTGGATGTGACCAGTGCCCAGACCTTGCAACACCTAGACAGAAAAGACCTCCAGGAGCTGAAATCCCAGTCACAGCATTCCTGGGAGAAAGGGGCCCTAGAGAAGCTACTTAACTTGTCACAGTCAAATAGCCTTTCAGAGTTACAGGAATCTCAGATGGAAATGATACAGGAAAAGCAGGAAAAGGTCGAGCATCCACTGCAAGAGCTAAAAGACTTCAAATCAGAAGGGGAGCAACAACAAGAAAAGGCAGTGAGGGAAGAAGAGGCAGAGCTGAAGCAGGCAATGAGGTCTCCCAAAAAGTACTGGCCACTCGCTGAAAAAACCCTAAGAGTTGTGGAAAACATGCAGAGACAACACAATCCCTTGGAGAGCAGACTGTCTCACAGGCAAAACCTCCCAGACACAGATCTGGTGAGATGGGCATCTGGAGGGCTGGCCCTGCAGGGAATTTACAAAACCAGCTACCACAGAAGCCTtctagaaaggagagaagaactACTCAGTGTCCCCAAGAAGTTCTTACTCTTTGGCCCTGAGCAGGGCACACGGATGGATAAAAAGGAATTTACATCTTCTCAAGCAGAAGCCATGTTCACCCAGACAATGGAGAAACTGGGCTTCAGTGTAACTGCCTCAGGCAAGGGCAAAGGTTGGGGGTGTAGCTTGGAAGATGATATGGATGACAGCAAACATCCAGAATGCAAGGCAACCCAACAACCATGTTCTGAGCACTCTTATTTCTGCTCTACCCAGTTTAGCTATGTCCCACTTGCCTCCTGCTACTTTTCCATCGATCAGCTCCAGTTCTCCAAGGCAGCTCTCCAGGAATTGAAAGGCATTGAAAACATTCTGGGTCAGCTTGAAGGCCCGTACAGACTTTCCTTACTAAGGCACAGGACTGAAGCTTTCTTCCACAGGTTTGGATCTCATGCTAGCCAGGGCCCAGTGCACCTGGGAGGAATTTACTGGTGGAAAGCCATTTCAGAGGGTTTTCAAAATGAGCAACTGGCAGAAGTAAAACAGCAGACAAGAGAAGCCCTGAACAGATTTGTAAACAGTAGCTACCCTGGCTTTGGAGTGAAAGTTTCTGAAGGTATGGCTGTATCAGATTCTCATTCAAGAATAGTCCCTCAAAGCACAGTTTTCCAAAATTTCCAAATCCAAGTCAACTTATGTGTGTCCCAAACAGGGGGCCCACCAGAAGCAAATGGTTTTTCCCAGTGGAAAGCTGGCCTAGTTGCCATAAATCAAACCTGGTGTGTCATTGACCGAGGCCTTCAGTTGGTGCCCATTTGGGACATCATCCTCTCCAGCCACAGAAGTGATTTTAAGGATCCTCTTCAGGTAGCTAACTTAATGAAAGACAGCTACAGTGCTCTGACTGGCCTCACTGCCCAGATCCAGGATGGAGAAGAATTACTGAGTGTTGGGAAAGAGGCTAAGGTTTTCCTAGAGGATGTGAAATCCTGGGAGGTAACTAATCCTGAAGAACAACTTAACAAACTGataaatttcatgcaaatgtcaAGTCAAAAAATAGAATGTTATGACACTTGGGTTAACATATGCCTCATGGATAAGGGTCTGCAGAATTTTCTGGTAAAAACTTTCAACTTTTGCAAAACATCTttcatttataaaactaaaattattaaaactcaGTTGCGAATCCTTTTGGATCCTCACATCTACAGAGTGAAGGACTTTCCCGAAACTCACTCCATCATGCAGTGGATCTTCCAACCAGAGTCAGAAAAAGAACACATCAACATCTCCCGATTTTCAGAATTAACTAAAATCTTACAGGAAGCTCAGAATGACCTCATGGAAGTGAAGGCCAAGTCTGAGTCTGCAGAAACAGTAGAGGAAGCTCAGAGAAAAGCTACTTATGAGGTCAGCCTGTCTCTTCACTGCTTTTTGAAATACCTCCGAGAAACACAGCAGACAGACACAGAGCTCTTGCTACGTTTCATTGCAGCTGCTGCAGGATATCACGTAGATAACAGTAAGTTTCAGCATCTCCTGGAGTATAAGGAGTTAGACTTCTTATTGAGTGAAATGGAAACTGCCCAAGATAAATACCGAGAGCTCAAAAATATTTGCACTTACAGGGCTCAGGCATTCTTGGTTCTCACGGGTCTTACTGCTACCATTGGAGTCACAGCTCTTTCTCCAGAGGAGAAAACTCAACGCTTGGCATTCATAAGACAACACATGGGCCAATCTTTGTCAAAAGAAGTTGTACATATCCTTACCAAACTTGAAGCAGATCATGACTGGAAAAACCTAGAGAAAGACCTGAGATTGCTCATTGATGGTAAATATGAAGCTACTAGCTCTTCACCGCAAATAAGTGAGATGAGCAAAAATTTACAAAGTAatttcaatgaaaagaaacaaccccatgaaacaaatgataatgaaaatagcGAATGGGAAGTCATGGAAGATAGAGGCTTCCTAGAATTACTCCAGCGTCTAGGCCTAGAAAATTACTACCCAAAACAAATGAGCAGAACTGACTTCCATCTGATCTACAAGATTTCTGTGTACAACACCCAACCCAGCTCTGAACAGGAGcttccattctattttctgcAGAAGCTACTGATGCTGGATTATGGAATGAGATACCTGGTCTTTAGGTGTGATAAAAACACACAGAATCAAGACTATCCAAGGGCCTTGAATCTAGAAAATGAGGACTTTAATCCATACGAAGACATGTTTGAAGACAGGAATACTCCCACTACTACTCCTCCAGCCACTAATCCTAGGCCCCATATCCACCCTATGGATATTCAGATGGCAATTCTTCACTGTGCAGATGATTTTGCCAGACAATATATTTTGACCAAACTTTCCCTTTGTCAGTTTGCCCTCCCCCTTCTCATACCTAATCCCTGCAATCCTCAAATTGAATTCTCTTTTTTGTCCCTCAGTCAAATTAGAAGAAGCTGGCAAGAAACCAGGAGATCACTAACAGAGGAGAAAATTAATTACAAGAATAAGCAAATGTGTCGTGTCTCTGCCCCCATTGTGTCTTTTATTAGAGTTGGAAATGGCTTCTCGGCTTCCAAATCTCAGATTATGAACTGTCTTCTCAGTAAGCATAAACATGATGTTTTTTTCCACCGACATTGCAGAAATAGCACGAAAGACTGTCGCTTGATGAGGGGTGTGGTGGAAGTCTGCTGGTTCTGTcctgggggaagagaggaagacagatTTGACAACTGCCTGACCTTTACCAATCTCCATGGAGATGCAAAAGAACATAAGAAACAACTCTCTTTTCTGCAGGAGGTCTCTTCTGTCTTTGTGGTTCTTATGTCCACTACTGATGACAATAAAGAAAATCGAAAGATTCTCTATGACCTAAGTCAGTCACCAAGACCTTTGATCTGTTTgcttgaaaacaaagaaaaatgcatGGCTAGTAATTTTGGCAAAAAAGTGAGAATTGGAATCAAGAACAGAAATGAGGCAGAATTTACAGAAGAGCTTGCTACTACGATCAAACATTTGCTAGAGCTCTCAGACACTTCTCTCAGCTTAGAGAAATGTGCCTTGATTGCTCGCAAGCAAGGATTCCTCATTGACGAAGACCAGAGAGAATGCCAGGAGGCCAAAGAAAAGGCAGAGGTCCTAATGGACctactgaaaaaaatgaatatatatcagGTGAAGAAAAACTTACTACCCCTTCAGGGAGACCTGTGGCATCTTTGGTGTAAAAAGGACAAAGAACTTTATCACCTGAGAGAAAAGGGGAATCGGAGCATTGAACAACACAAGAGTGAGattgagacagaaaaacaaagaatacgGAGTCAACAGTTAGCCATAGCCTTTCCTCTCAATGATTTAATGCAACCTGTCCTTGAAATTCTCCAAAACaattcagaaatgaaaaccaaacTCTACTTTTTGCAATGGCTGAGTGTGTTTTTGGACAACCTGACTGCAGGACACTTAGAAAaactgaatgaaaagaaaaactctttGTGGTCACTGacccaaacagaaaagaaaaaggcaccaAATAGCAACAACCTGACAGTTTGGCAAAAAGATATAGAAGCTATCTCCCTACAGATTAATGACTGTACCTTGGGAATTGATCAACTTCTCAGAGAAGTGGGCCAGATCTATGAAGCTCTGGAAGAAGCTTCCTCCACAAAAGATATGGGAAGGGACCTTTTACAGTCCCTCCCCATGATTGCTGCAGATCTGCTGATATCTGGTGTTCCCGTTGAGTTGATGGATGGAAATGTTTCATATGTGCCTCTAAAGTGGGTGGCAGCTCTTTTTGACAAGCTCTCTGAGAAACTTGGAAACAAACGGCTGTTTGTTCTCTCTGTCCTTGGCCTACAGAGCTCAGGAAAGTCCACCTTGCTGAATGCACTGTTTGGGCTGCAGTTCACTGTCAGTGCCGGCAGGTGTACCCGGGGGGCCTACATGCGGCTCCTGAAGGTGGAGGAGACATTCACAGAGGAACTTGGCTTTGAATTTGTCCTTGTTGTGGACACAGAAGGACTTCGGGCCCCAGAACTTAGCAACGAATCCAAGAATGGTGACAATGAGATGGCAACCTTTGTTATTGGACTTGGAAACTTGACTCTAGTCAATATTTTTGGGGAAAATCCATCAGAAATGCAAGACATTCTACAAATAGTTGTCCAAGCCTTTATGAGAATGAAACAAGTAAAAATCTCCCCAAGTTGCCTTTTTGTCCATCAGAACGTGGGGGAAGTCGCAGCTAAAGAACAAACTATGGAAGGACGGATGCGGTTAGAGCAGAGACTAGATGaaatggcagcagcagcagctgagcAAGAACAGTGCTCAGATGTAACCCGCTTCAGTGATGTCATTAAGTTTGATGTCAATACTCATGTCTACTACTTTGCTCACCTCTGGGATGGCAATCCcccaatggcccctcccaatcctGACTACAGCCACAATGTTCAGGAACTAAAATCTAGAATTTTTATGACTGCCCAACATGAATCTAGGGGAAGCATCATGAAGATATCAGATGTAAAATTACGAGTTCAAGATTTGTGGAGAGCCCTGGTGAATGAGAACTTTATTTTCAGTTTCAGAAATACCCGAGAGGTCATGGCAATGAGCAAATTAGAAACCATGTATAACAAGTGGACCTGGCAGCTGAGGAGCCATGTGCTAAACTTGCATAACCAGCTGATCTACCAGATTGAGAATAAAAAAATCCAGACACTCAACATGAGCACATATGAGGTTCCAGTTACAGAAAAATATGAAGCCATCAAGCaagaacttgaaaaatattttaatgaagatCCAGATAGTGAAGTGCTGATTCAGTGGAAAGCAAATTTTGAAAATAAGCTAATATACCTTAAAGAGGCACTTATTTTTGAGAGCAAAAATAAAGCTGAGGGACAtattagttataaaaaaaatcaagaaatactgGATAACAAAAAGTCAGTTTATGAAAATGAATTATTGAAAAAAAGCCATGACTTGGCTTTAACTGTAAAGGGCAAGGAATTGAGTGAGACAGAGCTATGTCAGAAATTCAATGAAGTTTGGAAAACATGGGTCGATAAGATGTCCTCAACTCTCCCTTCAGTCACAGAGCCTAAAATTGATGTGGATTCTGAAGGAACTcttttggaatattttaaaagtgagaatGATGTGGTGAACatgctaaataaaaattatggggAAGAGTTTGAATTCAATTTTGATGAACATGTCAAAATGAtcaaaaaatatcatataatttcaagGCATAGAGAAATATCTGATGAAGAATCCATAAAGAGGACCACTTtcaacattttttcaaaattttctgaatatattgaaaacattgaAACAAAACAATATGATTACAATCGAAATTATTTCTATGAAATCCTGAGAATAATAGAAGATGAAATGAAATCTGCACCCACTAAAGATAGATACAGGTttacaagtaaatataaaattgacTTATCTTTGTATTTATTCCAAAAAGCATCAAAAAGGTTTAAAGAAATGCATGAGGTATTCAAAAAAGCAAATGATCCTATAAACTATCTGGAAAACAAAAAAGGTGATTTCTTCATGAGTTTTAAGATCTCTTGTCAAGGAGCAACCTCAATCACTacatttgttgattttctgtggAACAAACTCACTCCTGCTGTCTGTACCACCACATGGGAAAAAATGGTCCTTAAAATTGCTGGGGACATACGAGCTACCTGCCCCGAATTCAGTGGAAACAGGACTAACCTGGAGAAACACATTCTTATCTCtctggcagaaaaagaaaattttgatgaTTACTGGGAGTACTTTCACAATCCAGAATCATTTTTTAAGAATTACATTCAAAACCgtattctaatatatttttctaaacaaagaagtaaaaaaataaagacgtttttaaaaataaacttagatgACATTAAGAATGCCATCCTCTCAGCTATTCATGAATCCACAGCAATAGCTAAAGATGAAAGCAAGACTGTGTCTGCATGGTTGGATTTGTTCTGTGATCAACTGGGCAGTAAGTTGATCTTTCCACGGAAAAACCTGATAAACATTGAACACcaggaaataaaagatattgaTTTTCTCAAAGAAGTCATGAGTAAAGCTTTGAATCTCACAATGGACACATTAGAAGAGGAGTGTGCTAAAATCCCTGTAGAAAAAATGGTTTCTAAAATCCAGAAAATGCTCTCTCAACACCTCTGTGGCTGCTGGGAACAGTGTCCTTTCTGTGGAGCAATATGTACAAACACAATCCCTACACATGATGGAGACCATAGTGTTCCTTTCCATCGTCCTAAAGCTATCAAAGGATGGTATTTGCATAAAACAGAAGAGTTTTCCATTGACTGCTGTACTACTTCTGTAGCAAGTAATGGTTATTTTATTTGGGGTGATGACCTCAAATTCCCATTTAAGAAATATCGACTGGCAGGAGGGAAATTTGCCACATGGAGCATCACCCCAGACTCATCCTCCCAGCCATACTGGAAATGGTTTATCTGTCACTTCAGATCAAACCTAGAAGAAGAACatcataaatactttaaaaacagagCTGAAATCCCACATGCTTGGACCAAAATCACAAAGCAAGATGTGCTTGATGACTTGAAAAACCAGTAA